One Leisingera sp. M658 genomic window carries:
- a CDS encoding TonB-dependent siderophore receptor, translating into MRKASLTLAAALAVTPAIATAQDPEVTDLAEIIISGGFTPVEARKYGRSVSVLTSEEIKDRGISTVQDALRSVPGLMINGSGDSFTQVRIRGAEANHTLILIDGVEASGGDSEYILSGLDTANIERIEVLRGPQSVFYGSNASAGVINIITKTGGIGTEYGGSAEAGSDGYRASARISSRTERGGLSFSLAHDNDDGYDASGDGGEEDGIRRNTLQLKGDYLVTDRLKLGFNVRTSDERYDSDSTSFTATDAASYVVDDPTQFSDRDEQLTQVYAELDTLGGRLKHRLSLERTDFDRSFNGGTPTETKTEAAKYLLSFGLDGQPADQADHLLNAMLEWEEDSSSSNPAFARETNSIALEYRGSFANGLDLQLGVRHDNNSVFEDATSWTASASYTFAGSGVRLHSSAGTGIVNPSYFELFANSTFGATTYLGNQSLQPEENHSFDFGVEVPFLQGRGLVDVTYFDETLTGEIESYMVNATTFSYRNQAGDSDRKGVELAASLKATEYLDLRLSYTYLDATNPNGSVEIRRPEHELLLSATLDTFNGRGSVTADIRHVAGNWDSQFFGSFATAELPDYTTVDVAAQYELTDNVVLNGRVTNLFDEDYADVWGYAKRGRAAYIGVRASF; encoded by the coding sequence ATGCGCAAGGCAAGCTTGACCCTGGCCGCGGCCCTGGCCGTCACCCCCGCAATCGCAACCGCCCAGGATCCAGAGGTCACCGACCTGGCGGAGATTATCATCTCCGGCGGCTTCACACCGGTTGAGGCCCGGAAATACGGCCGCTCCGTCTCAGTTCTGACCAGCGAAGAAATCAAAGACCGCGGCATCAGCACCGTGCAGGACGCGCTGCGTTCCGTTCCCGGCCTGATGATAAACGGCTCCGGCGACAGCTTTACCCAGGTTCGCATCCGCGGCGCCGAAGCCAATCACACGCTGATCCTGATCGACGGTGTCGAAGCCTCGGGCGGTGACAGCGAGTACATCCTGTCCGGCCTGGACACAGCCAATATCGAGCGGATCGAGGTCCTGCGCGGCCCGCAATCGGTGTTCTACGGCTCCAATGCCTCGGCCGGTGTGATCAACATCATCACCAAGACCGGCGGCATCGGCACCGAATATGGCGGCAGCGCCGAGGCGGGTTCGGACGGCTACCGGGCGTCGGCGCGGATCTCGTCACGGACCGAGCGCGGCGGCCTTTCCTTCAGCCTCGCCCATGACAATGACGACGGCTACGATGCCTCCGGCGATGGCGGCGAAGAGGACGGCATCCGCCGCAATACACTGCAGCTGAAAGGCGATTACCTCGTCACCGACCGGCTGAAGCTCGGCTTCAACGTCCGCACCTCGGATGAGCGCTATGACAGCGACAGCACCTCTTTCACTGCAACGGATGCGGCTAGCTATGTCGTGGATGATCCCACGCAATTCAGTGACCGCGATGAGCAACTGACCCAAGTCTATGCTGAACTGGACACCTTGGGCGGCCGTCTGAAGCATCGGTTGTCGCTGGAACGCACAGACTTTGACCGCTCCTTCAATGGCGGCACCCCGACCGAGACCAAGACTGAAGCAGCAAAATATCTGCTGAGCTTCGGCCTGGACGGGCAGCCGGCGGATCAGGCAGACCACCTTCTGAACGCGATGCTGGAATGGGAAGAGGACTCCAGCAGTTCCAACCCGGCCTTTGCGCGCGAAACCAATTCGATTGCCCTGGAATACCGCGGCAGCTTTGCCAATGGTCTGGATCTGCAGCTTGGGGTGCGCCACGACAACAACAGCGTATTCGAAGACGCAACCAGCTGGACGGCCAGTGCCTCTTATACCTTCGCAGGCAGCGGCGTGCGGCTGCACAGCTCTGCCGGGACAGGGATCGTGAACCCGTCTTACTTTGAGCTGTTTGCCAACAGCACATTCGGCGCCACCACCTACCTTGGCAATCAGAGCTTGCAGCCCGAAGAAAACCACAGCTTCGATTTCGGGGTCGAGGTACCGTTCCTGCAGGGGCGCGGGCTGGTCGATGTGACCTATTTTGACGAAACCCTGACGGGAGAGATCGAGAGCTACATGGTGAACGCAACCACGTTCTCCTACCGCAACCAAGCCGGGGACAGTGATCGCAAAGGTGTTGAGCTGGCAGCAAGCCTGAAAGCCACCGAATATCTCGATCTGCGCCTGTCCTACACCTATCTGGACGCCACCAACCCTAATGGCTCGGTCGAGATCCGCCGTCCGGAGCACGAGCTTCTGCTGAGTGCCACACTGGATACTTTCAATGGCCGTGGCTCTGTCACCGCAGACATCCGGCATGTGGCAGGCAATTGGGACAGCCAGTTCTTTGGCTCCTTTGCCACAGCTGAGCTGCCGGATTACACCACCGTTGATGTGGCTGCTCAGTATGAGCTGACAGATAACGTGGTGCTGAACGGGCGTGTCACCAACCTGTTCGATGAGGACTACGCGGACGTCTGGGGCTATGCCAAGCGCGGCCGCGCTGCCTATATCGGCGTAAGGGCCTCGTTCTGA